The Lemur catta isolate mLemCat1 chromosome X, mLemCat1.pri, whole genome shotgun sequence genome has a window encoding:
- the TMEM31 gene encoding transmembrane protein 31 isoform X2, with product MINGTGDHCTVEEMRLTDKSEGEQQLKPNNSDAPNEDQREEVQQQEERTPVGQRTQRAGTQPSRCQLPSRTTPTTSTNGRVNLLGVLPWPMQWISSPYQLPDVLQFYPEFLLVFKESFHDTSHCLKIHVKEIVLPILLHLSALSSFYFYLPVLPLLLFLYFFTRFVILLLIILFILIFS from the exons ATGATTAATGGCACAG GTGATCACTGTACTGTAGAAGAAATGCGGTTAACAGACAAGAGTGAGGGAGAACAACAGCTCAAACCCAACAACTCTGATGCGCCCAATGAAGATCAAAGAGAAGAAGTCCAACAGCAAGAAGAG CGTACTCCAGTAGGGCAGCGAACACAAAGAGCAGGCACACAGCCATCCAGATGTCAATTGCCTTCACGTACGACACCTACAACATCCACCAATGGAAGAGTCAACCTTCTCGGAGTCCTTCCATGGCCTATGCAGTGGATTTCCAGCCCGTATCAACTGCCTGATGTTCTTCAGTTTTATCCTGAATTTCTTCTGGTTTTTAAAGAGTCTTTCCACGATACATCCCACTGTCTGAAGATCCATGTCAAAGAGATCGTGCTACCTATCCTCCTCCACCTCTCTGCGCTCTCCTCCTTCTACTTCTACCTGCCTGTCCTTCCCCTACTtctcttcctctatttctttacTCGTTTTGTGATTCTGCTTCTgattattcttttcattcttatctTCTCTTAA
- the TMEM31 gene encoding transmembrane protein 31 isoform X3 — translation MRLTDKSEGEQQLKPNNSDAPNEDQREEVQQQEERTPVGQRTQRAGTQPSRCQLPSRTTPTTSTNGRVNLLGVLPWPMQWISSPYQLPDVLQFYPEFLLVFKESFHDTSHCLKIHVKEIVLPILLHLSALSSFYFYLPVLPLLLFLYFFTRFVILLLIILFILIFS, via the exons ATGCGGTTAACAGACAAGAGTGAGGGAGAACAACAGCTCAAACCCAACAACTCTGATGCGCCCAATGAAGATCAAAGAGAAGAAGTCCAACAGCAAGAAGAG CGTACTCCAGTAGGGCAGCGAACACAAAGAGCAGGCACACAGCCATCCAGATGTCAATTGCCTTCACGTACGACACCTACAACATCCACCAATGGAAGAGTCAACCTTCTCGGAGTCCTTCCATGGCCTATGCAGTGGATTTCCAGCCCGTATCAACTGCCTGATGTTCTTCAGTTTTATCCTGAATTTCTTCTGGTTTTTAAAGAGTCTTTCCACGATACATCCCACTGTCTGAAGATCCATGTCAAAGAGATCGTGCTACCTATCCTCCTCCACCTCTCTGCGCTCTCCTCCTTCTACTTCTACCTGCCTGTCCTTCCCCTACTtctcttcctctatttctttacTCGTTTTGTGATTCTGCTTCTgattattcttttcattcttatctTCTCTTAA
- the TMEM31 gene encoding transmembrane protein 31 isoform X1, producing MIPGTDADEDVLSVSKDRRELRGDHCTVEEMRLTDKSEGEQQLKPNNSDAPNEDQREEVQQQEERTPVGQRTQRAGTQPSRCQLPSRTTPTTSTNGRVNLLGVLPWPMQWISSPYQLPDVLQFYPEFLLVFKESFHDTSHCLKIHVKEIVLPILLHLSALSSFYFYLPVLPLLLFLYFFTRFVILLLIILFILIFS from the exons ATGATCCCAGGCACTGATGCTGATGAAGATGTTTTGTCAGTCAGTAAAGATAGAAGAGAACTCAGAG GTGATCACTGTACTGTAGAAGAAATGCGGTTAACAGACAAGAGTGAGGGAGAACAACAGCTCAAACCCAACAACTCTGATGCGCCCAATGAAGATCAAAGAGAAGAAGTCCAACAGCAAGAAGAG CGTACTCCAGTAGGGCAGCGAACACAAAGAGCAGGCACACAGCCATCCAGATGTCAATTGCCTTCACGTACGACACCTACAACATCCACCAATGGAAGAGTCAACCTTCTCGGAGTCCTTCCATGGCCTATGCAGTGGATTTCCAGCCCGTATCAACTGCCTGATGTTCTTCAGTTTTATCCTGAATTTCTTCTGGTTTTTAAAGAGTCTTTCCACGATACATCCCACTGTCTGAAGATCCATGTCAAAGAGATCGTGCTACCTATCCTCCTCCACCTCTCTGCGCTCTCCTCCTTCTACTTCTACCTGCCTGTCCTTCCCCTACTtctcttcctctatttctttacTCGTTTTGTGATTCTGCTTCTgattattcttttcattcttatctTCTCTTAA